ACACAGCTCTGATTGCAGCTCAAGAGCAGTGCTCTCGTTGCACCAGGGCTGCTGAAGTTCCAAGTTCAGATGTGCAATGAGCAGACACAGCACTGTGAAtcactttgctttttcctgaTGTTGTGTTTCTTTGTTGTAGCCTAAGGTCAGGAATAGCTTGCCCAAGGTGCTGAGTCTCCCAACATTAATTATagggatcacagaatcactgtaTTCCCTCCTGTGCTGATCTATATGATGCTCCATGGATAAAACTCACTAATCTGTGAAGACATGCCTATACATTGATCCATGAAAAATGCTTCCAATTTTACTAATTCcaattttctaattttacttttatgtgaggagatttttttccttccatataTGATTTGAAATACACAACATGAACTTGCCTGAGAAGGCAAAGCAAATGTTTTTGGAgtctctcatttttcttttaataatcaTAATTTTTCCTGTAAATTTCTCTTCAGTATTTCTTACTAATGCCTTGTGAATGAATGAAGTTCCTCAGTAGAGGACTGATTGTTTAGCTTATTGTTCCCAGCTAAAATATATCACTCAGAAGAGTGAAGAGCTTGCATCAAGTAACATGgagcagaaggagaagaagaaaaagaagtccAGTGCAGCCAAGGGAGAGAGAACTCCTGGGGAACAAGAAGCAGCTGTGACTGAAAATGAAGATTCCAACATGGCATGATTTATCTTTCCAGTAACGTTTCAGGTCGTTTTCTCTTACTGTCCTAGAGAAACCAGAGTTAGCCTGTTTATCTTGCAGGCTAGCTCCAGTAATGAATCTTCAGCTTTAGTGGATGCGATTGGACTTTTATTGTTCCAAAAATGAGAAGTCTGTCAGAATTCAGTAAGCTTACAGCCAAAGTGCCTTAATTGCTCACAAAAGGTCTCTGttcttaaaatactttaaataaagattttggAATAGATCATTCTCACTGAACCATAACTCAGTATGTGCAATACCCTTCATTCTGCTACTTTCTCTAGtaaaattttctcttctttgacTTTTTCCTTGCTTCCAGTATTGCTGTTTTTGCTCAgacattttgaatattttgtttttactaaGCCATCTCTCTCTCGTTGTCTTGGCAGTTAAAggtgttttgtgttgtttcccagctgtggcactgcaggggtgCAGTTGTCACTgtcagaaattcccattttcaggTGGCACCGTggctgcagagcactgcaggcagggatCCCACTGccctctgctgggctggcacagccttaCCCAGTGCAAATGAACttacaaagaatgaaaataattactcAAAGGAAGAGGATTTCCAGGGGTAGCACAGCCATCCATGTGACTGCAGAAAGACTGGACATAAAAGCTTGCAGTAAGTACCTGTTCCAAACACCAGGAAACCTTTTTACCTGCCATGGCCTATAATATTACAATCTAAATATGGTCAGaagcaaaacagacaaaaagttGCCTGCAAGCTTCTCCCCTAAGTCCAGTCAATTCCCATCTGGGTCGCTTCACCTGAAGGTAGCCTGAGTAGTTTTGTTTAATTACTAAACTGTTTAGAATATTTATTAGTTGCAGTCTAACTCTGATTGTGCCATAATTTAGCTGGACTGTTGCATGCAACGGGTTCACCTGAATGCCTGCTGTAGGAATACTCACCCTGGGCCATTTAAAGCTGTGCTAGATCAGAGGATTTAGCATGCTGCTACAAAATACATCTGTACCCACTAAAACTTCCTCAGAAGTTTCATCTCACTTGTCAGATGTTTTTCATATATATCTGCTGTTCTCACACAAGAAGAGCAGATTGTGCCAGGTGAGAGTTCATGGCAGTCACCATGATGGACACACATTTTGTCTAAATACTTTGTATAAGTTAAAGACAGTACTTCTGTGTTCAGTTTCTTCATCCTCTTTCCTTAAGGTAATACTGTATTTATCAGCCCAGTTTTTTAATTATAGCAGCTGGTAGAAATATCAAAACTAGTCCAAAAGTAAGACAAAAAGGTTTTATTGATGTTAGAAAAAAAGACtttaacaaatttaaaaataagccaGTTAATATAAAAGCATCATGATGCTACACTAATGATTAGGAGAATAACACAGCAGGCCAAATGCAAGTCTTCTGTCACACAGCCTTACAAAGCAATTATTTCTGcctttgctgtgttttacaTGATAGTTCTTAGACAGCATCCAAGAGGCAGGAGTTCCTTACAGAAAAAGCACTGAAGTTGAAGGACTTTGAATTTACTTTAACTGATTAAATCAGCATGAGAATTCAGGTTCCTAAATCCCAGGCTGGAGCTtaaagccaggcagcagctgggtaTCCCCTCTGCCCTGATCACTGACTGTGCCTCAGAGTGTCTTCCAGACATCCTCCATCCTTTTTACACTGCAAATGGTGGGAGAGCAAAGTAAGCAAACTGCCTGGGGCCTCAGGAGCTGTACCCACCATTATCAGATGGAAGCTGCTGGCTACCAACCAGGTATTGAAAGCTGAACACTTACATGCTGTGCTTAGCAATACCATTGTTCTAGCATTCTGCAAAAAGTCAAAATCCCTTTGCTTACACAATTCAAATCACCAGAGGAGTTTAAGCCTCAGGACAATGTCCAGATTTTAGCTGTTCTATAGCCAGCCCACAGTATGACCAGCAAACTATGGTTCCAGGATGTGTCTTTGCTTGCACTGATTCTAATGCAAAAGCAAAACCCCAGCTGCAAACAGCAATGCAGTGTTATTTTCTGCGTTTTGCACTGGGCCAGTCCCCCCAGGGCAGCGTTTTCTTGCCCTTGGACGTGCTCCTTAGAGAGTGCAGGGTCTGCACTTGCTGGAGGCGCTTGGAGAGCTCCTGGTCACAGGCTgactgcagagctccagccttCTGCTTGTCCCATCCCAGAGCcgaggccagggctgctgcgTCTGCCTTCAACACCAGCTGGAGCAAGACAGATTGTTAACAGACTTTTCTGCCCACTCCCTGGCCTCTAACCCTCTGCTGAATTAACAGCTTTGGAACTGCAGATGTTCCCAGCTCTCATCACCTAGCCTGTGGGCTGGTGGATTTCCAGTCATTTGCCAACACTCAACGCTTGAAGCTATGTTCAGGTGTgcaaaggaagagaaagcagTTACTTACTTTCTACAGCAGGGAAATGCAAGAGTAGCAAGTTCACAGCTGGAAAGAACACCTTCCTCAATGGTTACAGTTTATCTAGACTTTCCAATCTATATTTAGAGTTTTTTCCAAAGTAAGgaggtttttattttgatttgggataaataaaagaaacataCCTGGATGCATAAGCctataaaaaatcccaaagaaccTTGCTGGTAAGACAGCTGACTGATTTGTCAGAGACCAAacccaaaattattttgtggCTTTTCAGAGGACAGAACAGAGTGTGTGGACCAATGTCTGTCACAGAGGAGCTCCAGCCTCTCTTTTGGAGGGAGAGCTTTGCCAGAATATGGTTTGTGTCATTCTCACCCACCTCTAGATCCTGACTGTccaagcagagctctggagcaggtTTCTCTTTCAGAGCAGTGAGGACCTGGTCGCTGAGTGCTGTTGTGGCTGaagtgtctgtgctgctggtaCCTGTGTCAACCACATCCATCTCCTTCCTCGCTGCAGCCTCAGGTTCTGAAAAGGAGCAGACTCCTTTTCAGTACAGCTTCGGATGAGCACAGGACAGGAAAAGTGGCCTGGACTGCTCTGATGGTTGTGAGATGAATAAAATATACATCCAGTCTTGGTGCATCCTGGAACTTAAGAAATccacaatttttcatttttttaaggaGGACTCCAGGATCTAAGCTTTTCTCCCAGTATTCTGCTTTCAGGCTTTGTGAGAAATGTGACACAGCAGCAAGAGGTCTCTCTGGTCAGAGAATTCTTACACTGTATACACTACAACTGCTCTTGCATCAACCCCATTTAACAGCAGCTGATCAAATGACTCACTCTACTTTATTTATTCCACTCAGCAGGAGTTGAAAACCTCCTTCTCTAGCACACAAATGCTCCCTACCTGCAACTTTGCTTAAGATGCTGTCTTCAGTTTTCAAGGCCTCCAGGTAGAGTTCCAGGAGCTGCCGTGACTGACGCTCCTCCTCTCGCCTGtccagcacctgctgcagggtgtcctgcagcacctgcactTTGCTTTCACTCTGGGCaagctcttctgccagctctgagcGTGGCACATCAATAAGCACCTTAAAACATGGAGAGGGCTCCTGAGTAACTCATTTCATGGCACTCACTGCAGTACAAACAGAATGTACAAACTCTCCTGAAACCAAGCGTGTTCCACAAGGTTTCTGGTCACAGCAAGGCCCCCGAGTTCTGAGAGGCTGTAGTGGCACTACACCAGGCAGCATTTTTTACTAAAAGCCAAAGGCACCCAAGAAGGTGTGGAATCATGTGCAATTTTAGCAGAAAGCTTGAAAACTAATGGCAAAGCACAACTTCACAGTGCATGGAAATATTcaaaggaaaggcagcagcctggcacctGGGAAGCTGCACACTGGGGAGAACAAGAGGGGGCAGTTACTGCCGTGCCTCACCACAGACAAGGTGTTAAGCAGTCAGAAACTTGAATCAATCAGCTCTGGAGAGTGACAGCAGTTCTTCAAAGCCCTCTGGAGCAGACAGACCTGGcctgctgctcagcctcccctcTGGCCATGTTACACAGGGGAGGCACCACCACAATGTGTGTCTGGCTATAAGGAATGACCTGATCTCAGTTGCCATTTGGCCAAATCTCAATTTTTTGCCAGAACTGCAATTGTTCTCGGATAGTTGGGGATTAAGAGCATCTTTGGACACTTGAATGTTTCCCTTCCAGGAGAAGTTTGACTCCAGCACCAAGAGCCAAAAGCAGCATCTGAATTAAGCCTGAGCTCTTGTTTATGGAGTCTGTTCTCTACTGAGATAAATAAATGATGGGCAGATGCAAGGACAGGGACTGGGGGTTTCCCCACTGTACCTGCAGGTCCTCTTCAGACATCAGGATGATGTTGGACAGGTCATCCTTCAGCTGCCTGGCCAGCTGCTTCCACTTCTCGGCAGCACTGTCCACTTCATCCACAGACTCCGAGAGCCAGGATGTTCCACTGTCTGACACAAGAGCCACCAGTTTCATGGGTCATTCCTCTCACCTGACCCTGCCTACTGTCACTAGGTGTGTTCCAAACACACCTCCCCTTCCATGCTTCCTCACTCACAGCATACCTAAGCTTTTGCTGGACCATTTCTCATCCTTGGCCAGTGCCACAAACTTGGTGTTAGGTGGCAAACACAAGAAGTAATCTTCATCATCCACAATGGTCCCATCTTCTGCCAGTACCAAGGTGATGGGTTTGTCAATAGCCAGAACACCACAagctgcagaacagaaaaaaatacttaacaGAACGATAAAAGTGACATAGCACTGCCTGTTTATTGACCCCAGCACAAAGGACAGACAACTCTCAGTGACTGAGGCTGGAGACCAGGACCTGTCTCCTCACAGTGCCGCACATTAGGTGGGTCCCAGCAGGTCTCAGCGAGTCTCACAGGGGGTCCCATCGGGTCCCAAAGGGTCCCACAGCGGGTCCCACCGGGTCTCAGAGCGGGTTCCAGCGAGTCCCACAGCGGGTCCCACAAAGGGTCCCGGCGGGTCTCACAGGGAGTTCCATCAGGTCTCACAGCGGGTCTCACACCGGGTCCCACAGAGGGTCCCACAGAGGGTCCCACCGGGTCTCACACCGGGTCCCAGCGGGTCCCCCCTCACCTTTGTCGCGCAGCTCCCGCAGGCAGGACGCGGCCACGCCGTGCTGCTCCGGCCCGTCCCGCCGCCGCACCACGCACTGCTTCAGCCGCGCTGCCATCAGCTGCCGCTCGGCAGTGCCCCGAGGGCTTTTCCAGGCGGGGAAGGCGCTGCTGCGCCGGGatcggcccggcccggcccggttCGGTTCAGGCCGGGCTCTCACGGCACCGGCGGCGCCCCGCGGGACGCATCGCTGCGCCGGCGATCGACTCGGCGTGCCtgcggcgcggcgcggcggcgggggcggcgcaTCGGGCGGCCGGGGATGTATTAGCCGCGCCTGGGAAGATGGCGGCCGCGGAGCGAGCGGAGCAGCCGGGGCAGGTgaggcggccgggccgggccgggccgggccgggccggggctccggGACCCCCCCGGCACCGCGGGCTCGGGGCTGCGCCCGGGCCCCGCGCCCTGGGCGAGCAGGGGCTGTGCGGGGCTGGCTGAAGCGTGTGCAGGCCGGGCCCAGGGCACAGGCGTGCTGGCATTGAGGGTTTGTGTATGAAACTCGTCAAGCAC
This portion of the Zonotrichia leucophrys gambelii isolate GWCS_2022_RI chromosome 21, RI_Zleu_2.0, whole genome shotgun sequence genome encodes:
- the DFFA gene encoding DNA fragmentation factor subunit alpha codes for the protein MAARLKQCVVRRRDGPEQHGVAASCLRELRDKACGVLAIDKPITLVLAEDGTIVDDEDYFLCLPPNTKFVALAKDEKWSSKSLDSGTSWLSESVDEVDSAAEKWKQLARQLKDDLSNIILMSEEDLQVLIDVPRSELAEELAQSESKVQVLQDTLQQVLDRREEERQSRQLLELYLEALKTEDSILSKVAEPEAAARKEMDVVDTGTSSTDTSATTALSDQVLTALKEKPAPELCLDSQDLELVLKADAAALASALGWDKQKAGALQSACDQELSKRLQQVQTLHSLRSTSKGKKTLPWGDWPSAKRRK